CTTCATCGATCTCGGCCGCCTCGGCCGGGCCGACCCGTACGCCGACATCGCTCTGCTCCTCGCCAACTCCCGTGAGACCTGGGCCGACGACCGGCGGGCGAGCGCCGCGGACGAGGCTTTCGCCCAGCGGTACGGCATCGTGCTCGACCGTGACCGGGAGACGTTCTATCTCCATCTCGACCCTCTCACCTGGGGCGAAGGAGTTGAGATGCCCGGTCACCCGAGCACGCGTTGACGTCGTAGGTCGCGACCGACCCGTCATCGCGTGCTGCTCTTCCAACTGCGGCACAGCGAAACCTTCCCCGCCCTGTTCAGGCGGGTTTCATCCCCCGGCGACCCAAGGGGCCCCTGTGCCGTCCGTACCCTCCGATCCGTCGCGCCCGCCGAGCCTGTGGCGCGATCGCGACTTCCGCAGCCTCTGGGCCGGCCAGACCGCCTCGCAGTTCGGGGCGCAGGCCGGTCAGGTGACCCTGCCGCTCCTCGCCGTGGTGGCGCTGCACGCCGACGCCACCCAACTCGGCGCCCTGCGCGCGGCCCAGCAGGTCCCGATCCTGCTGTTCTCGCTCTTCGTCGGCGTGTGGGTGGACCGTTGGCGCTCCCGCGACGTGATGGTGCGGGCGGACTTCGGCCGGGCGGTGGCACTGGCCGCCATTCCGGTCGCCTTTCTCCTCGGCGTACTCGGAATGCCGCTGCTGCTCGTCCTCGCTTTCCTCGTCGGCGTACTCACGGTGTTCTTCGACGTGGCCTACCAGGCCGCTCTCGTACGGCTGGTGAAACGCGATCAGCTGGCGCAGGGAAACAGCGCGCTGGAGGGCAGCAGATCCGCGGCGCAGATCGGCGGCCCCGCGCTCGGTGGCGCACTGGTGTCGCTCCTGTCGGCGCCGATCGCCGTCGTCGCGGGCGCGTTCTTCTTCACGGTGTCGTTCCTGTCGATCCGCCGAATACGTCACCGCGAGCCGCTGTCGCCGGACGTCGCCCGGCCGGCGACAACAGAGTCCGCGACAGTACGGCCCGCCCGCATGCGGCGGCAGATCCTCGAAGGTCTCCGCTTCGTCGTCGGCGATCCGTCATTGCGCGCCGTGGGGCTCGCCTCGGCCATTTTCCAGTTCTCCTTCGCCGCCCTGATGACGGTCTATCTGCTCTTCCTGCCCCGCACGCTGCATCTGTCCGGCGCTGAGGTGGGGCTGGTGCTCGCGGCCATGGGCCCGGGAGCGCTCGTCGGCTCCGTACTCTCCGCCGGAATGCCGAAGAGATTCGGGTACGGCGTGGTGCTCGTGTTCTCGGCGGCGCTCGCCGACGGCGTGATGCTTCTCGTACCGGCACTGCACGGCTCGACCGCCCGCACGATCGCCTGCCTCATGGCGGTCAACTTCCTGTTCGGCGTCTTCAGCCAGCTGGTCGACGTCACGGTCATGGCCGTTCGCCAGTCGATCACTCCGCCGGCGATACAGGGCCGAACCGTCGCGACCATCAATTTCGTCGGCATGGGCCTGACACCGCTCGGCTCGCTCCTCGGCGGCTTTCTGGCCGCGACATGGGATCCGCGAACGAGCCTGCTGGTGGCGGCCATCGGTCTGCTTCTCTCGCCGGTGTTCATGGCGCTCTCACCCCTCGCCCGCCTGGGGAAGGAGCTTCCGACGCCCGGTGACCCCGGTGGCCCGTGTGCCAGGTGAGCTCGTCCGAGAAGGAGGCGCGCCTCAGCCGTTCTTCTCCAGCTGGTCGAGGAAGCCGAGGAGGCGGGGCAGGACCACGTCCGGCACTTCCAGGATCGGGCTGTGGCCGATCCTCTCCAGGCGCCACAGAGTGGCGTTCGGCAGGTGCTCGGCCATCTCGTCCTGCCAGGGCACCGGACGTGGCTTGTCCTCCTCGCCCGAAACGATGAAGACGGGGACCTTGATCTGTGGGAGCAGGTGCACGGCGGTACCCCGTTCGATCACGCCCGCCATCGCGGGACGCAGGGTCTTCGGTACCTCCGCGATCCTCGACTCCCACAGCTGGACAATGTCCTGCTTGTCAGGATTGGTGAGAGTGGTGGCGCCGAACATGATCTCCATGGTCTCCCGGAGTACGTCACCGACGAAACCCTGCCGCCCCACGCTGTTGACCCACTCCCGGAAAACCTGAAGCTGATCGGCGGGTTCGGAACAGGCCGAGGATCCCAGGACGATCATCGACCGGACCAGGGCGGGCCGAGCGACGGCCAGGCGAAACGCCACATCTCCGCCCATGGACTGGACGAGCAGGTGCACCTGCTTCAGGTTCAGGGCTTCGGCCAGCGCGATGACGTCAGCGGTCACCGTGTCCAGATGGATGAAGTCGCCCTCGGCCGGCGCGCTCCGTCCCTGGCCGCGGAAGTCGGGACGGATGACGCGGTACCGGCCCGCGGCTGCCTCCTTGAAGCCCTCGAACATGCGGCCGTCGAGGAACAGGGAGTGCAGGGCGAGGACCACTGGAAGGTCTTCTTCGCCGGTGTCACGGACGAAGAGTTCCGTTCCGTTGACGGGGATCGTCTTCTCGGTCCGGGTCTCGGTGTTGCTCATGGATGCCTCTCACAGTTGGGGAAAGGGGAAGCCACGCGTTGGATCACGTGTGGGGTCAGACGGTTCAGCGTCGCGCCGAAGAGAGCAGCAGGCGTCGGCTGGTGCTGCTCAGCGCGGTCGCGGCGACGAGGATGCCTCCCTGGAAGAGGAACTGCACGTACGACTCGGCGCCCAGCAGGGACAGCCCGTTGAAGGTGACGGTGACGATGAGTACGCCGACGAGGGTGCCGACGATGTGGAAGTCGCCGTCCTTGAGCACCGAGGCCCCCAGGAACACGGCGGCGAAGGCGTTCAGCAGATACCCGTCACCGGCCGTGACCTGGCCGCTGCCGATGCGCGCCGACAGCACGATGCCAGCCAGCCCCGCGCACACCCCGCAGATCACGAAGGCGATGAGCGTGATGCGGGTGACCCGCACACCGGCCATGCGTGCGGCGACCTGGTTGGTGCCCACGGCCTGCATGTGGTGACCGAGCAGTGTGAAGTTCAGCGCCACCCACAAGGCGCCGAGAACCATCGCGGTCAGGATCACCGGGGCGGGGATCCCCAGCAACGACGCACGGGCGATGTCGGTGAAGGGGCCGGGCTTGAGCGTGATGGGTGTGCCGTTGGAATAGGCGTAGTTGATCCCCAGAAGCATGGTGCTCATACCGAGGGTGGCCACGATCGGGTCGATCCGCAGGAACGCCACGAGCGCTCCGTTGACCAGGCCGATCCCCCCGGCGGCAGCGAGGGCGAGCAGCATCGCGACGAACCACGGCAAGCCGCTGCGCTCCAGCAGACCGACCGCCAGGATGCCCGACAGACTCACCACGGACGCGAAACTGAGGTCGAACTTGCCCGCCACCAAAGGGAGGGTCAGGCCTCCGGCGACAATGGCGAGCGTGGCGCTCTGGCTGAGGATGTTCAGCAGGTTCTGGCCTGTCAGAAAGGCCTGCGGGCTCGCTGTGGCGAAGCCGATCAGGAGCAGGACGAGAACCGCCGGCGTTCCGTAGCGGCCCGTCAGGACCAGGGCACGCTGGGCGTTGCCCGATGTGGTCCCCCGCGTGGCCGGCGCCTTCACGGTTTTCTCGATGGTGACTTGCATGGCGGTTTCTCCGTTTTCTTGACCGCGATTCTCGATCGCGCGGCACGTCACGCGTAGCAGAGGTGCAGCATGTTGGGGACGGTGATGTCGCCGGACGCGAGTTCGCCGACGAGGCGGCCTTCGGCCATGACGAGGACGCGGTCGCATTCGAGGAGTTCTTCGAACTCGGAGGAAATGACGAGGACGGCCGTTCCCGCCGCGTTGGCTTCACGGATACGGGCATAGATGTCGGCACGTGCGCCCACGTCCACCCCACGGGTGGGTTCGTCCATGATCAGGACCTTCGGACGGGTGGCCAGCCAGCGGCCCATGACCACCTTCTGCTGGTTGCCTCCGCTGAGGCCGAGGACGGGTTGCCGGGGGTCCGTGACCTTGATCCCGAGCGTGCGGCAGGTGCTTCTCGCCGCGGCCCGGGAGGCTCGCGGACTGATGAGCGGCAGCCATCTGCCGGCGCGCCAGCGATCCCAGACGGTGATGTGGAGGTTGTCCTCGACGGAGTGGGTGAGGAACAGTGCCTCGGAGCGCCGCTCCTCGGGAACGTACGCGACACCACGAGTGATGGCCCGCGGGATGGAGTTGGGTCGGTACGGCCGGCCCTGAAGCGTCATCGTGCCGCCGTCGGGGCGGTCGGCGCCGAAGATCAGCCGCGCCAGTTCCGTTCGCCCGGAGCCGACGAGACCGGCGATGCCGACGACCTCCCCTGCACGCAGGGTCAGGGAGATGTCGCGTACGGCCCGCCCCCGGCTGAGGCGGTCCAGGCGCAGGGCGACGGGGGCGCGCTCGTGCGCCCGGAACGCGGTCGCTCCCGCTCCTGGGGTGACGTCGTGGCCCACAATGGCGCGGACGACGGCCTCGCGTGTGATCTCGGTTCTGGGCAGGGTCAGTGACACCGATCCGTCACGGAAGGCGGTGACCCGGTCGCAGACCTCCGTCACTTCGTCGAGCCGGTGGCTGATGAACACCACCGCGACGCCTGAGTCCGCCAGCTCCCGCGTCACCTGAAGCAGCTTGGCCGCCTCCTGGGCGTCCAGGGACGCGGTCGGCTCGTCCATGGCGATGAAGGCGCGTTCCTCGACGAGTGCGCGCGCGATCGTGACCAGCCATTGCTGGTGGATGGTCAGTTCGGCGACGGGGGTGTCGAGTGAGAAGTCGATCCCCACCCGTTCGGCGGCCTGGAGTACCGCGGGCGGTACTCCGCGGAGTCGGCGGAGGGTCAGCAGGGAGCCCCGGTGGCTGCCGAGCATGATGTTCTGAGCCCCGGTGAAGGACGTCACCAGGTTCAGCTCCTGGTGGATGAAGGCGAGGCCGAGCCGGGCCGCCTCGGCGGGACCGTGGATGTGGGTGGACTCGCCGCCGACGAGGATGTCTCCCGCGTCGGGCTGTTCCAGCCCGGCCAGGCAGCGGATCAGCGTGGACTTGCCGGCGCCGTTCGCGCCCACCAGTCCATGGATCTCGCCTCGCCGGAAGGAGACGTCCACACCGCGCAGCGCACGGACCGCACCGTAGGTCTTGGCCAGCCCTCGCACCTGGATCAGCGGCTCGGCCTCGTGGACGGCGGCGGTCCGGCCGGAAGGGGTTCCGGACGCTTGCGGCCCCATGGCTACTTCCTCAGCTCGGGGTGGTCGGCGAGGAAGGCATCGACATTGGTCTTGTCGATGATCTGGTAGTCGCCGTCGATCTCGACCTGCTTGAAGTCATCTGGGGCAGCCCAGTACTTCTTCAGGAGCCGGGCGATCTCACGTCCCTGTGACGGGCCGTCGATCCACTGCGTCGCCGTCAGCCTGCCGGCCTTGACCAGGGACAGCGCCTCGGCGGTGCCGTTGAGGCCGTACGTCTTCACGTCGGTGCGTCCGAGCTGGCGAAGTGCGGCTGCGGCGCCCGTGGCGGGGTCGTCGAAGCAGGCCCACACGGCGAGGTCGCCGCCCTTGGGGTGGGCCTGGACCCACGCCTGAGTGGCCTTGTCGGCGGACTCGATCTGGCCCGGGATGGTGATCTGCTGGCTGTCCGCCGTGATGTCGGTCTTCTTGAGGGCGCTGTCCAGGGCGGCCTCGCGGCGCTGGCAGGGCAGGCCGGGGCGGTATCCGAGGGCCAGCAGCGAGCCCGTGCCCTTGAGGTCCGTCACCACTCGGTCGGCCATGGGGCCGCCCACGGAGACGTCGGCGGCGATGGGGACGCCCGGCCCGAGGCCGCCGCCCCAGTTGGCTACGGGGATTCCCGCCGCCTGGGCCGAGGCGACTCCAGAGGCGAGCGCGGCGGTGGGGAAGACGGAGACGGCGATGGCGTCGACGCCTCGCGTGGCCAGGTTCGTCAGCGCGGTGTTGGCCGAGTCGACGCTGCCGTTCGCGTCAACCTCGGTGATCTTCCAACCCTCCTTCTTGCCGTACTCGGCAATCGCGTCGAGGGCGCTGTTGGCGTAGACGTCCGAACCGGAGAAGCGGATCAGCCCGATGGTCTTCGCTCCGTCCCCGGACGTGCCGGACGCTCCGGCGTCGCAGCCGGCGAGGACGGTGGTCAGGGTGCTGGACACGGCAAGGGCCATGACGGCGGTAGTGCGGCGTTTCACGGCGCGCTCCTTGAGGAGGGCGGCGAAGGCAGCTCCCGCAAAGGGGCACGAGCAAGACTTCGCGGCCTGCGGTTGGGGATTCGGGAGGGTCCCGGATGCTCGTCGGGTGGCCCGGAAAGGCCGAGGCGACAGCGCGGATGAGGTGTTTTCCCTCGTTGGGCTTCAATGGATCCATCTAGGAATGTTCCTTCGGTGAAGCCGAGAATCGCCCTAGGAACGACCCTAGTCAATCGGTTACGCCGAGATGAATGCATCACGTTTATGTAACGTGATCGGATCTATGGATCCACGTGGGTGAATGTCGGGTTCGGCTCACTGGGCGCCCGGGGCGAGAGGTCGGGCACGCCGGGCAGGCGGGCCGCAAGGATCGCGGCCCGCCTCGTGGAGGCACTGTTCAGGCTTGCCTCACTCTTCGAGGAAGAGCTCCGGATGGCGTGACAGGGCCAGGCGGGTGCGGCGGATGTGCCCCTCCAGGAAGCGCTCGGCGTCCACGGGATCGCCCCGCTTGATCGCTTCGATGATCAGCCGGTGCTCATGGTTGATGAGCTGGTACCCGGATGGGTTGATGAGCCGCGCGTAGGCACGCCGGTAGTGCTGCGTGGTGTTCCAGAATCGCCGCACCATCGTGAGGAGTTGATCGTTACGGCAGCCCGAGTACGTGATCAGGTGAAGCTCCGCGTCGAGAGCGAGGAAATGGTCGACATCCTGATTGGATTCGATCTCGCTCTGAATCTCGTCGAGCCGCGCGAAGTCCTCCGAGGTGAGATTCGGAAGGGATTCGGTCAGGGCGAGCGGCTCCACGCGTTCGCGCAGCTTGTACGTCGCCTGGCACTCCGCGAGGTCCATCTTGGAGACCCAGGCCCCGCTGTTCGGCTTGATGACGACCAGGCCTTCCGCCGCGAGAATGCGCAGCGCTTCCCGCACCGGCAGCCGGCTGGATCCCAGCGACTCCGCCACTTCCTCCTGCATGATCCTCGTACCGGGCGTCAGCGCCCCGGAGAGGATGCGCTTGCGGAGCGTGTCGGCGACCCTCTGGCTGGCTACCAAGGACGAACCGTCGGGGCCTGGCGGCATGCTGTTCCTTAACGTGGCGACTGTCCGGGCGTCTCAGGTTGCCACAACCGCACCCCGCCGCCCGCACGCTGGTCCAGCCCCTTCTCGTAAGCCTTGCCGTGCGGGAAGGAAACGAGTTCCAGCTGCATGCCCCAGGGGGTGAGGAAGTACACCCAGCGCTGCCCTCCACTCGGGCCGGAGCTGTCGGTGGGCCCGCCCAGGACCGTCACCCCGTGCGCGCGCAGATGGACGACGGCCTCGCCCAGGTCCTGGACGTAGAAGGCGAGATGGTGGCCGCCGATGTCGCTGTTGCGCGGCGGGACGGGATGCTGATCCGGCGACTCGTACTCGAAGACTTCGAAGTTCGGGCCGTTCGCACAGCGGAGGAAGGCCAGGCGCCGCATCACCGCGCGCGGGTGGACGTTGAGATGGTCGGCCATCCAGGTGCCGTCGGAATGGAACGGGCCCAGGGTGTAGACCAGTTCGCAGCCGATCACGGTGGTGAAGAAGTTCGTGGCCTCCTCCAGGTCGGGCACGGTGAAGCCGACGTGCTCGACACCCGCCAGGCCCGGCAGTCCGTGAGGTGCGCGTACGGTCACCCCAGGCCGCCGGGGATCGGTTCGGAGGGCCTTCGGCGCCGTGGTACCTGGATCGCCTCGACGATCAGACCGACGCTGTCCCGGGTGTCGAAATAGGCGAAGCCGCCGTCGCCGTCCTCCCCGTAGCCAGTGCCGGACTGGAGGAGAGTGATGCCGGCGGCCGTCACGTCGCGAACGGCCTCCTCGACGGAGGGCACCCAGAAGCCGAGGTGGTGCAGGCCGTAGCCGTGTTCACCGATCCACTCGGTGTAGACGCTGGGGCCGTCGAGGGATTCGATCAGTTCTACTTGCGGGGCGCTGCCGGTGAGCGCGACGCGCATCCGGAAGGTACCCGTTCCACCTCGGTATCGCAGGCGGGGAACGGTCTCGGGACCGTAGGTGTAGACGAGCCAGTCGTCCGCGCCCAGCAAGGCGGACCAGGTGGCGATGCCGGCTCCCAGATCGGGTACGAGGACGCCGACCTGGGCGACGGGCAGTCCGGCCAGGGGAGGGGGCAGGGCGCCGGCCGACGGTACGCCGGCGGGAAAGCCGGTCATCGCACGGCCTCCTTGACAAAGCCGCGGACGGTGTCGTTGAACTCGACCGGGTTCTCGATCATCGGATAGTGACCCGTGCCTTCCAGGACGGCGATCCGGCTGCCGGGGATGCGGTCGGCGACCTGCTCGACCATGTCCTGCGGGACGAGCCAGTCCGCGTCACCGCGCAGC
The nucleotide sequence above comes from Streptomyces sp. NBC_01716. Encoded proteins:
- a CDS encoding alpha/beta fold hydrolase → MSNTETRTEKTIPVNGTELFVRDTGEEDLPVVLALHSLFLDGRMFEGFKEAAAGRYRVIRPDFRGQGRSAPAEGDFIHLDTVTADVIALAEALNLKQVHLLVQSMGGDVAFRLAVARPALVRSMIVLGSSACSEPADQLQVFREWVNSVGRQGFVGDVLRETMEIMFGATTLTNPDKQDIVQLWESRIAEVPKTLRPAMAGVIERGTAVHLLPQIKVPVFIVSGEEDKPRPVPWQDEMAEHLPNATLWRLERIGHSPILEVPDVVLPRLLGFLDQLEKNG
- a CDS encoding VOC family protein; translation: MTVRAPHGLPGLAGVEHVGFTVPDLEEATNFFTTVIGCELVYTLGPFHSDGTWMADHLNVHPRAVMRRLAFLRCANGPNFEVFEYESPDQHPVPPRNSDIGGHHLAFYVQDLGEAVVHLRAHGVTVLGGPTDSSGPSGGQRWVYFLTPWGMQLELVSFPHGKAYEKGLDQRAGGGVRLWQPETPGQSPR
- a CDS encoding sugar ABC transporter ATP-binding protein, whose protein sequence is MGPQASGTPSGRTAAVHEAEPLIQVRGLAKTYGAVRALRGVDVSFRRGEIHGLVGANGAGKSTLIRCLAGLEQPDAGDILVGGESTHIHGPAEAARLGLAFIHQELNLVTSFTGAQNIMLGSHRGSLLTLRRLRGVPPAVLQAAERVGIDFSLDTPVAELTIHQQWLVTIARALVEERAFIAMDEPTASLDAQEAAKLLQVTRELADSGVAVVFISHRLDEVTEVCDRVTAFRDGSVSLTLPRTEITREAVVRAIVGHDVTPGAGATAFRAHERAPVALRLDRLSRGRAVRDISLTLRAGEVVGIAGLVGSGRTELARLIFGADRPDGGTMTLQGRPYRPNSIPRAITRGVAYVPEERRSEALFLTHSVEDNLHITVWDRWRAGRWLPLISPRASRAAARSTCRTLGIKVTDPRQPVLGLSGGNQQKVVMGRWLATRPKVLIMDEPTRGVDVGARADIYARIREANAAGTAVLVISSEFEELLECDRVLVMAEGRLVGELASGDITVPNMLHLCYA
- a CDS encoding ABC transporter permease, with translation MQVTIEKTVKAPATRGTTSGNAQRALVLTGRYGTPAVLVLLLIGFATASPQAFLTGQNLLNILSQSATLAIVAGGLTLPLVAGKFDLSFASVVSLSGILAVGLLERSGLPWFVAMLLALAAAGGIGLVNGALVAFLRIDPIVATLGMSTMLLGINYAYSNGTPITLKPGPFTDIARASLLGIPAPVILTAMVLGALWVALNFTLLGHHMQAVGTNQVAARMAGVRVTRITLIAFVICGVCAGLAGIVLSARIGSGQVTAGDGYLLNAFAAVFLGASVLKDGDFHIVGTLVGVLIVTVTFNGLSLLGAESYVQFLFQGGILVAATALSSTSRRLLLSSARR
- a CDS encoding sugar ABC transporter substrate-binding protein, encoding MKRRTTAVMALAVSSTLTTVLAGCDAGASGTSGDGAKTIGLIRFSGSDVYANSALDAIAEYGKKEGWKITEVDANGSVDSANTALTNLATRGVDAIAVSVFPTAALASGVASAQAAGIPVANWGGGLGPGVPIAADVSVGGPMADRVVTDLKGTGSLLALGYRPGLPCQRREAALDSALKKTDITADSQQITIPGQIESADKATQAWVQAHPKGGDLAVWACFDDPATGAAAALRQLGRTDVKTYGLNGTAEALSLVKAGRLTATQWIDGPSQGREIARLLKKYWAAPDDFKQVEIDGDYQIIDKTNVDAFLADHPELRK
- a CDS encoding GntR family transcriptional regulator; the encoded protein is MVASQRVADTLRKRILSGALTPGTRIMQEEVAESLGSSRLPVREALRILAAEGLVVIKPNSGAWVSKMDLAECQATYKLRERVEPLALTESLPNLTSEDFARLDEIQSEIESNQDVDHFLALDAELHLITYSGCRNDQLLTMVRRFWNTTQHYRRAYARLINPSGYQLINHEHRLIIEAIKRGDPVDAERFLEGHIRRTRLALSRHPELFLEE
- a CDS encoding MFS transporter; translation: MPSVPSDPSRPPSLWRDRDFRSLWAGQTASQFGAQAGQVTLPLLAVVALHADATQLGALRAAQQVPILLFSLFVGVWVDRWRSRDVMVRADFGRAVALAAIPVAFLLGVLGMPLLLVLAFLVGVLTVFFDVAYQAALVRLVKRDQLAQGNSALEGSRSAAQIGGPALGGALVSLLSAPIAVVAGAFFFTVSFLSIRRIRHREPLSPDVARPATTESATVRPARMRRQILEGLRFVVGDPSLRAVGLASAIFQFSFAALMTVYLLFLPRTLHLSGAEVGLVLAAMGPGALVGSVLSAGMPKRFGYGVVLVFSAALADGVMLLVPALHGSTARTIACLMAVNFLFGVFSQLVDVTVMAVRQSITPPAIQGRTVATINFVGMGLTPLGSLLGGFLAATWDPRTSLLVAAIGLLLSPVFMALSPLARLGKELPTPGDPGGPCAR
- a CDS encoding VOC family protein; translated protein: MTGFPAGVPSAGALPPPLAGLPVAQVGVLVPDLGAGIATWSALLGADDWLVYTYGPETVPRLRYRGGTGTFRMRVALTGSAPQVELIESLDGPSVYTEWIGEHGYGLHHLGFWVPSVEEAVRDVTAAGITLLQSGTGYGEDGDGGFAYFDTRDSVGLIVEAIQVPRRRRPSEPIPGGLG